A genomic segment from Salmo trutta chromosome 38, fSalTru1.1, whole genome shotgun sequence encodes:
- the LOC115177741 gene encoding zinc finger protein 271 isoform X2: MDPDKANPFPSTLPESPGQMSPGTALLLCVVDCRKTPGQSGTKRGGGEDKEDEDLFSLRDSPNRCSLSGRGLSSGEPQQQHDADKTSLQKSLFRSEHLSKHEQRLIGKKPHHRCFDCGKGFAKQTELIIHQRIHTGEKPYSCDQCGKSFNQSGHLTTHQRIHTGEKPYSCDWCGKGFNQSGALTTHQRIHTGEKPYSCDQCGKSFRMSGDLTAHQHIHTGEKPYSCDQCGKSFNRSGQLTTHQRIHTGEKPYSCDQCGKSFNRSGHLNTHQRIHTGEKPYSCDQCGKSFNHSGSLITHQRIHTGEKPYSCDHCGKRFILSGSLITHQRIHTGERPYSCDQCGKSFNHSGHLTTHQRIHTGEKPYSCDQCGKSFNHSGTLSEHQRTHTGEKPYSCDQCGKSFNQSGHLTIHQRLHTGEKPYSCDQCGKSFNQSGDLTAHQRIHTGEKPYSCDQCGKSFNRSGNLTAHQRIHTGEKPYNCDQCGKSFNHSGALTTHQRIHTGEKPYSCHQCGKSFKRSGYLTTHQRIHTGEKPYSCDQCGKSFRNLGHLTIHQRIHTGERPYSCDQCGKSFARDFTLTKHHLIHTGEKPYSCDQCGKSFRTSEHLTKHQRIHTGEKPYSCDQCAKSFSQDSSLTTHQLTHTGEKPYSCLCGKSFAHSGSLKKHQKAQTCFLSSPSSLAPVPDS, encoded by the exons ATGGATCCG GACAAAGCTAACCCGTTCCCCTCTACCCTCCCGGAGTCCCCAGGTCAAATGTCTCCCGGTACTGCTTTACTGCTGTGTGTGGTCGACTGCAGGAAAACACCGGGGCAGAGTGGAactaagagaggaggaggagaagataaGGAAGATGAAGATTTGTTTTCATTAA GGGACAGCCCTAACCGTTGCTCTCTCAGTGGGAGGGGCTTAtcatctggggagcctcaacaacaacatgatgctgacaagaCGTCTCTCCAGAAGAGTCTCTTCAGATCAGAACATCTCAGTAAACACGAGCAGAGACTTATAGGGAAGAAACCTCACCACCGCTGCTTTGACTGTGGGAAGGGTTTTGCTAAACAGACAGAATTGATAATTCACCAGCggattcacactggagagaagccttatagctgtgatcagtgtgggaagagcttcaatcaatcaggacacctgactacacaccaacgcatacacacaggagagaagccttatagctgtgattgGTGTGGGAAGGGCTTCAATCAATCAGGAGCCCTGACTACACACCagcgtatacacacaggagagaagccttatagctgtgatcagtgtgggaagagcttcaggaTGTCAGGAGATCTGACTGCACACCAgcacatacacacaggagagaagccttacagctgtgatcagtgtgggaagagcttcaatcgtTCAGgacaactgactacacaccagcgcatacacacaggagagaagccttatagctgtgatcagtgtgggaagagcttcaatcgtTCAGGACACCTGAATACACACCagcgtatacacacaggagagaagccttatagctgtgatcagtgtgggaagagcttcaatcattCAGGATCCCTAATTACACACCagcgtatacacacaggagagaagccttatagctgtgatcattgtGGGAAGCGCTTCATTCTTTCAGGATCCCTAATtacacaccaacgcatacacacaggagagaggccttatagctgtgatcagtgtgggaagagcttcaatcattCAGGAcacctgactacacaccaacgcatacacacaggagagaagccttatagctgtgatcagtgtgggaagagctttaatCATTCAGGAACCCTGAGTGAAcaccaacgcacacacacaggagagaagccttatagctgtgatcagtgtgggaagagcttcaatcaatcaggacacctgactatacaccagcgcttacacacaggagagaagccttatagctgtgatcagtgtgggaagagcttcaatcaatcAGGAGACCTAACTGCACACcagcgcatacacacaggagagaagccttatagctgtgatcagtgtgggaagagcttcaatcgtTCAGGAAACCTGACTGCACACcagcgcatacacacaggagagaagccttataactgtgatcagtgtgggaagagcttcaatcattCAGGAGCTCTGACTACACACcagcgcatacacacaggagaaaagccttatagctgtcatcagtgtgggaagagtttcaaaCGTTCAGGATACCTGACAACACACcagcgcatacacacaggagagaagccttatagctgtgatcagtgtgggaagagcttcaggaATTTAGGACACCTGACTATACACcagcgcatacacacaggagagaggccttatagctgtgatcagtgtggaaagagttttgctcGAGATTTCACCCTGACCAAACACCATctcatacacacaggagagaaaccttatagctgtgatcagtgtgggaagagtttcaggaCGTCAGAACACCTGACTAAACACcagcgcatacacacaggagagaaaccttatagctgtgatcagtgtgcaAAGAGTTTTTCTCAAGACTCCAGCCTGACTACAcaccagctcacacacacaggagagaaaccttactccTGTCTATGTGGAAAGAGCTTTGCTCATTCAGGGTCATTGAAAAAACACCAGAAAGCTCAAACATGTTTTctttcatctccctcctctctggcaCCTGTTCCAGATTCCTAA
- the LOC115177741 gene encoding zinc finger protein 271 isoform X3, whose amino-acid sequence MSPGTALLLCVVDCRKTPGQSGTKRGGGEDKEDEDLFSLSKNHGDSPNRCSLSGRGLSSGEPQQQHDADKTSLQKSLFRSEHLSKHEQRLIGKKPHHRCFDCGKGFAKQTELIIHQRIHTGEKPYSCDQCGKSFNQSGHLTTHQRIHTGEKPYSCDWCGKGFNQSGALTTHQRIHTGEKPYSCDQCGKSFRMSGDLTAHQHIHTGEKPYSCDQCGKSFNRSGQLTTHQRIHTGEKPYSCDQCGKSFNRSGHLNTHQRIHTGEKPYSCDQCGKSFNHSGSLITHQRIHTGEKPYSCDHCGKRFILSGSLITHQRIHTGERPYSCDQCGKSFNHSGHLTTHQRIHTGEKPYSCDQCGKSFNHSGTLSEHQRTHTGEKPYSCDQCGKSFNQSGHLTIHQRLHTGEKPYSCDQCGKSFNQSGDLTAHQRIHTGEKPYSCDQCGKSFNRSGNLTAHQRIHTGEKPYNCDQCGKSFNHSGALTTHQRIHTGEKPYSCHQCGKSFKRSGYLTTHQRIHTGEKPYSCDQCGKSFRNLGHLTIHQRIHTGERPYSCDQCGKSFARDFTLTKHHLIHTGEKPYSCDQCGKSFRTSEHLTKHQRIHTGEKPYSCDQCAKSFSQDSSLTTHQLTHTGEKPYSCLCGKSFAHSGSLKKHQKAQTCFLSSPSSLAPVPDS is encoded by the exons ATGTCTCCCGGTACTGCTTTACTGCTGTGTGTGGTCGACTGCAGGAAAACACCGGGGCAGAGTGGAactaagagaggaggaggagaagataaGGAAGATGAAGATTTGTTTTCATTAAGTAAGAACCATG GGGACAGCCCTAACCGTTGCTCTCTCAGTGGGAGGGGCTTAtcatctggggagcctcaacaacaacatgatgctgacaagaCGTCTCTCCAGAAGAGTCTCTTCAGATCAGAACATCTCAGTAAACACGAGCAGAGACTTATAGGGAAGAAACCTCACCACCGCTGCTTTGACTGTGGGAAGGGTTTTGCTAAACAGACAGAATTGATAATTCACCAGCggattcacactggagagaagccttatagctgtgatcagtgtgggaagagcttcaatcaatcaggacacctgactacacaccaacgcatacacacaggagagaagccttatagctgtgattgGTGTGGGAAGGGCTTCAATCAATCAGGAGCCCTGACTACACACCagcgtatacacacaggagagaagccttatagctgtgatcagtgtgggaagagcttcaggaTGTCAGGAGATCTGACTGCACACCAgcacatacacacaggagagaagccttacagctgtgatcagtgtgggaagagcttcaatcgtTCAGgacaactgactacacaccagcgcatacacacaggagagaagccttatagctgtgatcagtgtgggaagagcttcaatcgtTCAGGACACCTGAATACACACCagcgtatacacacaggagagaagccttatagctgtgatcagtgtgggaagagcttcaatcattCAGGATCCCTAATTACACACCagcgtatacacacaggagagaagccttatagctgtgatcattgtGGGAAGCGCTTCATTCTTTCAGGATCCCTAATtacacaccaacgcatacacacaggagagaggccttatagctgtgatcagtgtgggaagagcttcaatcattCAGGAcacctgactacacaccaacgcatacacacaggagagaagccttatagctgtgatcagtgtgggaagagctttaatCATTCAGGAACCCTGAGTGAAcaccaacgcacacacacaggagagaagccttatagctgtgatcagtgtgggaagagcttcaatcaatcaggacacctgactatacaccagcgcttacacacaggagagaagccttatagctgtgatcagtgtgggaagagcttcaatcaatcAGGAGACCTAACTGCACACcagcgcatacacacaggagagaagccttatagctgtgatcagtgtgggaagagcttcaatcgtTCAGGAAACCTGACTGCACACcagcgcatacacacaggagagaagccttataactgtgatcagtgtgggaagagcttcaatcattCAGGAGCTCTGACTACACACcagcgcatacacacaggagaaaagccttatagctgtcatcagtgtgggaagagtttcaaaCGTTCAGGATACCTGACAACACACcagcgcatacacacaggagagaagccttatagctgtgatcagtgtgggaagagcttcaggaATTTAGGACACCTGACTATACACcagcgcatacacacaggagagaggccttatagctgtgatcagtgtggaaagagttttgctcGAGATTTCACCCTGACCAAACACCATctcatacacacaggagagaaaccttatagctgtgatcagtgtgggaagagtttcaggaCGTCAGAACACCTGACTAAACACcagcgcatacacacaggagagaaaccttatagctgtgatcagtgtgcaAAGAGTTTTTCTCAAGACTCCAGCCTGACTACAcaccagctcacacacacaggagagaaaccttactccTGTCTATGTGGAAAGAGCTTTGCTCATTCAGGGTCATTGAAAAAACACCAGAAAGCTCAAACATGTTTTctttcatctccctcctctctggcaCCTGTTCCAGATTCCTAA
- the LOC115177741 gene encoding zinc finger protein 271 isoform X1 — MDPDKANPFPSTLPESPGQMSPGTALLLCVVDCRKTPGQSGTKRGGGEDKEDEDLFSLSKNHGDSPNRCSLSGRGLSSGEPQQQHDADKTSLQKSLFRSEHLSKHEQRLIGKKPHHRCFDCGKGFAKQTELIIHQRIHTGEKPYSCDQCGKSFNQSGHLTTHQRIHTGEKPYSCDWCGKGFNQSGALTTHQRIHTGEKPYSCDQCGKSFRMSGDLTAHQHIHTGEKPYSCDQCGKSFNRSGQLTTHQRIHTGEKPYSCDQCGKSFNRSGHLNTHQRIHTGEKPYSCDQCGKSFNHSGSLITHQRIHTGEKPYSCDHCGKRFILSGSLITHQRIHTGERPYSCDQCGKSFNHSGHLTTHQRIHTGEKPYSCDQCGKSFNHSGTLSEHQRTHTGEKPYSCDQCGKSFNQSGHLTIHQRLHTGEKPYSCDQCGKSFNQSGDLTAHQRIHTGEKPYSCDQCGKSFNRSGNLTAHQRIHTGEKPYNCDQCGKSFNHSGALTTHQRIHTGEKPYSCHQCGKSFKRSGYLTTHQRIHTGEKPYSCDQCGKSFRNLGHLTIHQRIHTGERPYSCDQCGKSFARDFTLTKHHLIHTGEKPYSCDQCGKSFRTSEHLTKHQRIHTGEKPYSCDQCAKSFSQDSSLTTHQLTHTGEKPYSCLCGKSFAHSGSLKKHQKAQTCFLSSPSSLAPVPDS, encoded by the exons ATGGATCCG GACAAAGCTAACCCGTTCCCCTCTACCCTCCCGGAGTCCCCAGGTCAAATGTCTCCCGGTACTGCTTTACTGCTGTGTGTGGTCGACTGCAGGAAAACACCGGGGCAGAGTGGAactaagagaggaggaggagaagataaGGAAGATGAAGATTTGTTTTCATTAAGTAAGAACCATG GGGACAGCCCTAACCGTTGCTCTCTCAGTGGGAGGGGCTTAtcatctggggagcctcaacaacaacatgatgctgacaagaCGTCTCTCCAGAAGAGTCTCTTCAGATCAGAACATCTCAGTAAACACGAGCAGAGACTTATAGGGAAGAAACCTCACCACCGCTGCTTTGACTGTGGGAAGGGTTTTGCTAAACAGACAGAATTGATAATTCACCAGCggattcacactggagagaagccttatagctgtgatcagtgtgggaagagcttcaatcaatcaggacacctgactacacaccaacgcatacacacaggagagaagccttatagctgtgattgGTGTGGGAAGGGCTTCAATCAATCAGGAGCCCTGACTACACACCagcgtatacacacaggagagaagccttatagctgtgatcagtgtgggaagagcttcaggaTGTCAGGAGATCTGACTGCACACCAgcacatacacacaggagagaagccttacagctgtgatcagtgtgggaagagcttcaatcgtTCAGgacaactgactacacaccagcgcatacacacaggagagaagccttatagctgtgatcagtgtgggaagagcttcaatcgtTCAGGACACCTGAATACACACCagcgtatacacacaggagagaagccttatagctgtgatcagtgtgggaagagcttcaatcattCAGGATCCCTAATTACACACCagcgtatacacacaggagagaagccttatagctgtgatcattgtGGGAAGCGCTTCATTCTTTCAGGATCCCTAATtacacaccaacgcatacacacaggagagaggccttatagctgtgatcagtgtgggaagagcttcaatcattCAGGAcacctgactacacaccaacgcatacacacaggagagaagccttatagctgtgatcagtgtgggaagagctttaatCATTCAGGAACCCTGAGTGAAcaccaacgcacacacacaggagagaagccttatagctgtgatcagtgtgggaagagcttcaatcaatcaggacacctgactatacaccagcgcttacacacaggagagaagccttatagctgtgatcagtgtgggaagagcttcaatcaatcAGGAGACCTAACTGCACACcagcgcatacacacaggagagaagccttatagctgtgatcagtgtgggaagagcttcaatcgtTCAGGAAACCTGACTGCACACcagcgcatacacacaggagagaagccttataactgtgatcagtgtgggaagagcttcaatcattCAGGAGCTCTGACTACACACcagcgcatacacacaggagaaaagccttatagctgtcatcagtgtgggaagagtttcaaaCGTTCAGGATACCTGACAACACACcagcgcatacacacaggagagaagccttatagctgtgatcagtgtgggaagagcttcaggaATTTAGGACACCTGACTATACACcagcgcatacacacaggagagaggccttatagctgtgatcagtgtggaaagagttttgctcGAGATTTCACCCTGACCAAACACCATctcatacacacaggagagaaaccttatagctgtgatcagtgtgggaagagtttcaggaCGTCAGAACACCTGACTAAACACcagcgcatacacacaggagagaaaccttatagctgtgatcagtgtgcaAAGAGTTTTTCTCAAGACTCCAGCCTGACTACAcaccagctcacacacacaggagagaaaccttactccTGTCTATGTGGAAAGAGCTTTGCTCATTCAGGGTCATTGAAAAAACACCAGAAAGCTCAAACATGTTTTctttcatctccctcctctctggcaCCTGTTCCAGATTCCTAA